The Terriglobus roseus sequence GGGAACGAAAAGCCTCCACACTACTGACGCGCCACGCTGAGACATTACTTTGCGAGTCAAAGAAACCCTGCGCTAGACTGGTGCGCACCTCAGGGAGACCCCTTTCGTCATGCTCAATCGCCGTGACTTCGCCCGTCTTGCCGCTGCCACCGCCGCCGCTGCCACGCTTCCCTCCTCGCTGCTCGCACAGGCAGCGCCGCCGAAGAAGATCCGCTACGCTGCGATCGGGCTTGGCCGCATTTCGCTGCAGCACTTCATGCCGGGGACGAAGGCCAGCCAGTACGGCGTGATCACGGGACTTGTCAGCGGCCATCCTGAGAAGGCGCACAAGTATGCCGCGGAGTATGGCGTGCCCGAAGGCAACATCTACACTTACGAAAACTTCGACACCATCAAAAACAACCCCGACATCGATGCGGTGTATATCGGCCTGCCTAACAACATGCATGCGGAGTACACGATCCGTGCCGCGCAGGCGGGCAAGCATGTGCTGTGTGAGAAACCCATGGCGAATACGCCCAAAGACTGCGAGGCCATGATTGCAGCCTGCAAAAAGGCGAACCGCAAGCTGATGATTGCCTACCGCTGCCAGCTGCAATCGACCTGGCTGCAGGCAAAGCAGATGATCCACAACGGCGTCATTGGCAAAGTACAAGCCATCGAAAGCGCCAACGGCTTCAACATTGCCCCGGGTGAGTGGCGCAGCGATGCGAAGTTTGCGGGTGGCGGACCGTTGATGGACGTAGGCATCTATTCCCTCAACGGGTGCCGTTTCCTGCTGGGCGAGGAGCCGAAGGAGATCTCCGCCTACATGTACACGGACCCGCAGGATCCCCGCTTCAAGGGCGTCGAGGAGACTTTGGGCTGGACGATGAAGTTTCCGTCCGGAGTCATTGCCATCTGCAACACCACGTATGGCGCCAATATGGAAGGATTTACCCGCGTCCACGGGAGCAAAGGGACGCTGGAAATCTTTGGCTTCGGCTACGAAGGCATCCACATGACCGTGACACACAACCTGCCCAGCGGTCCCGGTCGCGCGGAAGAAACGCAGGTCGACAGTAGCAAGGATCCTGCGCAGTTCGTCGTGGAAAGCGACTATTTCTCCCGCTGCATTCTCGACAACAAGGAACCCGGTCCAAACGGCGAAGAGGGCCTGCGCGACCTGCAGCACATTGCGAATATCTATGCTGCAGCACGCCGATCCGCCTAAAGAACTGCTCTCGAACTTCGGGCATGGTCGTTTTACCGCTTTACTGCGAAAAATTGTCTTATTCTGACCTCGCCACGTGGGCGGGTATTCTAGCGTTGAGCTTTTCGTGTGGTTGCAGGCAGTATTGCGCCTGCTGTCATGACTCAGATGGAATGCGCTAGCCGGAGTATGTCGGCAGGGATTGGAAGCGGTTTGGCCTCAGTACAGAAAGTCGCGGAGCCGATGATGCCGGCCGCCACACACGGTGGGTCGCCCTTGGAACTGCGTCTCCGAGAATTCGCCGACGAAACCGAAGCCAGCCTCGCCAGCCTGTTGCAGGGCGATGGCCCGCCGGAGCTGAGCCGGGCCGAGCACTATGCTCTCTTCGGCAGCGCAAAGCGCTTCCGGCCGTTTCTTGCCGCAGCCTGTTTCGATCTGCTGGAGCTACCTGCCGAACAGGCGAAGACCGTCGGTGCCGCGGCAGAGATGGCGCACGCCGCCTCGCTGGTCTTTGATGACCTGCCCTGCATGGACGCCTCCGAGATTCGCCGGGCAGCGCCGTCCCTCTACCGCGCTACGGACGAGGCGACCGCCGTTCTCGCAGGACTATCACTGGTCCTGCGGGCCGTACAGCTTCTGACTTCACCGGCATCGGGCATCGATGCGGAACTCCGGGCACAACTGGCCATGAGATTTGCCGAAAGCTGCGGCGCGGCCGGCCTTGCGGGCGGACAGTTTCTCGACCTCGCCGGTGCCGTGACGAGCAACGCCCAGAAGACAGCGCCGCTGATGGGTTTCTGTTGCGAGGCTGCCGCCATCTGCGCCGGGAAATCGCCTGTGATCGTAGAGCAGTTCCGTGACTTTGGCGAAGCCCTGGGCCGACTCTACCAGCACCGCGACGACGAGCTGGACGACGACGGCACGGGCGAGCCTTCCGCCAAGCAGGTGGAATACGAGCGCACGCAGCATCTGCTGGCGCTACTGCCGAAGCCTGCGCCGGGGTCTGAACTCGGCGCGCTACTGCCCGCAATGGTGGATTGGGTCGCGGGCCGGGCAGCCTGAACGCTGCCCGGCGATCTTTTATCCCTTGATCACTGCCTTTACCGTGGGCGGCGCCGCGATTGCATCCTTGATGGCGGCGTTCGAGGCCATGGCATCGAGCAACAGGTGCACGATCTTCTCATCGGTCGTCGCGGCATCCTTGATCTCAACCGGGAACAGGACGGCGTACTGCAGGCCGTTCTCCGCCAGTTGCAGCCGCGGCTCGATGTGCGGTGCCTCCAGAGCGGTGTCCATCCATGTCTCCACCGTGTGGTGCTGTTTTTCGATCAACGCGCGATAGCTGTCATACGTGGTTTGCACCGCATGCAGGACAGCTTCGGTCGCCGGGCGGTAGTCCGTATCGGGTTTCAGTCGAACCGTAAGCTCATGCCAGGCGTATTCCGTGCCCGGCATCTGCTTGTAGAGCGGGGTTCCGCTCTGGAACAGGATGGAGTTCGCAAAGACCGCAACACGACCCGTTGGATGCAGCTCAGTGCCCGTCCCCGTCAGCTCCATCATGTAGAAGCGAACCAGGCCAACCTCCACTACGTCGCCCGTCACGCCCGCTACCGAGATCCGGTCGCCAACGCGCACGCCATACCGTCCGATGATGAAGAAGTACGCCGCAACTGACAGCAGGATGGTCTGCAGACCGACGGCGATACCTGCCGTAATGAATCCGGCAAAGGTGGCCAGCGAACTGAACTGCGTTACGAAGCCGAAGATGACAATCAGACCACCGAGGAAGCCAAGCACGGCTCGACGAATGAGCATGATCTGCCGCCGGCGTCGCAGGTCGCTGATGTACTTCACCGTCAGCCGCTTCCACACATAACTCGCGATGAAGAGCGCCAGCAGCGCCAGTGCGATGGTAAGCACACGCAATAGCAGTGACCGCAATACGGTGCTGTACTCCGCGTTCACGGCGGCACGCCAGCTCTGGAGATTGCTGCGCGTCTGTTCCAGCATCACCATCTCCTGGCTGAGCGGGATGACTGCAGTGGAGAGCACACGGAAGGTTGTAGCCAGTGTGTCGTAGCGCTTGCGGGTAGCCGCAAGGGTCTGTGCGTCGGACGCCGTTGCATCCGGAGCGGCCTGCATAGCCGCATCGCCCTGCGCGATGGTGGACTTGAGCAGGTTCACCACCGGCTCACGCATGCTGCTGGCCTGCTTGGTGAGCGCGTCGACCTCCCTGGTCATGTCGTCGATACTCGTGCGAGCGGCCAGCAACTGGAACAGGTTGACCGCCTGCGTGGAAACGCCACTGTCGCGTTCCGCGGCGAGGCTTTCAATGGGTGGCGGAGCCAGCGGCTTGTTCGCAGCGGCGCTGGAGAGTTCCGGAGCCGCGCGCAGCAGCCGCTGAATGTCGCCGGCAAGGCCGGTGCTGGTCTGTGCCTGGGCCATCGAAGCGACCTTGCCCAGGGCTTCCAGCATCGCCTTCTGCAGCTCTAACTGTCCCTCAATCTGCTCGTCTTTCTGACGGAGCGCGGGCAGTTCTTTCGCCTTGGCGGTCTGAATCTGCTTGTCCAGAGCCGCGTCCTGGGCGGTCAGGTCCGCCAGCCGCGCCTGCGTGGTGGCGCGGAATGCCGCAATTCGCTGCGCCTGCGTTGGCGCCGGCGGTTCATCGCCCGCTGGTGCGTTATCGCTGCCGGAATTGGGAGACGGCGCGACCGCACCGCCGGACAGCTTCGCCAGCAATGCAGCTTCGTTGCCCGCGGCCTGAAAGGCAAGTTGCGCAATCTGGGTCGACTGCTGCCTTAACTGCTCGCTGTACAGCACATCGCTCGGCTCGCCGATCTTCTGAATCTGCGCGGCGGCGCCCCGGTAGAAACGCAGGACGTCGTTGAGGTGATCCAGGATCTCTTTGCTGCGCGCGCTTACGTCTATCCCGGCATTGTCCAGCTTCGGCAGGGCTGCGATCTGCTGTGGCAGCGTCAGCGCGGCCGGTGCGGACGCTGCCGACTTCGCCGGTGCTGTCGGAGCGGCGGCCGTCGTGGTTGCTGCTCCACTTGCAGCGGGAACCGAAACGGTCGGCGCAGTGTGGCTCGCCTCAGTGGATGCAGCTGTACCGGCCGCCGGCGGGGACGCAGGCGCCTGCGTGGCCGCCATGGTCACACGGGGCAGGCTGAGCGCGGCGGGAAAACACAGCAGTGCAGCAACTAAGCCGGCACGCTTGACGAAGACGGATGACGCAATGCCCATCCCATAAGGATAGACGCCCTGCCGCCGTCGCATAAAAGGGGCCACCCAACAACGGCGTCTGCTCCGCGCGGTATCCTGAATCGATGCTTGCAAAGTGGTATGCGGACTGGATGATCCGCTGGGAGACCGAGTTAACGACGCGCGACACCAATCGCGTGGTGCGTCCACTCGAGTGGGGTTTCGACTGGCTGGCGGACTTCAGCCCGCTCGCCGCCGAATCGCGCGAGGACAGCCCGGATGCATTGAGCCGCATGGTCGCCATCAACCAGGACATTGTGGCCAGGGGCGAAGAGTTTTACGGCTACACCACGCCAACCGACTTCCGGCTGGAAGAGCGCCATCCCGAACTCTTTCCGACCAACGTACGGCCGGAGACGCTGGCACAGGCGCAGCAGGTGCGCGACGACGCCGCCAGCGGCAAGCTGAATCCGGCACGGTTCCTGCGTTTCACCTCGCCCGTGCGGACGAAGTATCCGGAAAACGACATCGTCAACGCGCGCTGGTACCCGGAGACTCCACACAAGGACCCGAAGCGCAAGAAGCAGGCCATCATCGTGATGCCGCAATGGAATGCGGACGCCTTTAGCCACAACGCACTCTGCAGCATCTACAACAAGTTCGGCGTGGCCGCCCTGCGGCTCTCGAAGCCGTACCACGATATCCGCCGCCCGGCCGAGCTGGAACGCAGCGACTACGCCGTCAGCAGCAATGTGGGCCGCACCATCGCCGCCTGCCGCCAGGCCGTCCACGACATCCGCGCCTGCGTCGACTGGCTGCAGTCGCAGGGCTATGAGCAGTTCGGCGTCATGGGCACGTCACTCGGCAGTTGCTACGCCTTCATGGCCGCGGCGTTCGATCCGCGCCTGCAGGTCTGCGCGTTCAACCACGCGTCGACCAACTTTGGAGACGTCCTGTGGCAGGGCCAGAGCACACGCCACGTGCAGGCTGCCTTTGAGCGCGCCGGCATCACGCAGGATCAGGTGCGTGCCATCTTTATGGCCAACAGCCCCAGCAGTGTGATGGATCGCTTCGCTGCCGATAAGACACGGCAATCGCTGGTGATCTACGCGCCATGGGACCTCACCTTTCCGCGAGCGTTGTCGCTGGACGTGCTGGCGAACTTCAAGGCGCGCGGCGTGAACTTTGAGAGCCGCATTCTGCCCTGCGGCCACTACACCACGGGCGAATCGCCCTTCAAGTTCATCGACGGCTGGTACCTCGGCTCGTTCATTCACCGTGCCTACAAGAAGATGCGAGAGCGTGCCATATGAGAAGCGTTCCTCAGGGGCTAAAGCCCAATTTTTTGCCCGGGATCTTCGGCACAGCTAGAGCTATGCCCTTCCGAACAACGGGCGCCGTTGCAGCAGCCGCGATGCTCTGCATCCTGGCACTCACTGGCTGCAAGACCATACCGCCACCCAAGCCGCTGGACCAACTCACCGCGCAGGAACAGGCTGGCCATGCAGCGTTCGTCACCAATTGCGGCGCCTGTCACTATGACCGCGAGAATGGATCGCTGCACGGGCCTTCGCTGCTTGGCACCTACAAGAAGGACTATCTGCCCAGCGGCGCGCCCGCAAACGACGACCGCATTACACATACCATCCTGTTCGGCCGCGGCAACATGCCCGCGCTCGGTTCGCAGGTGGGTAAAGACGACATCGCCGACATCCTCGCCTATCTGAAAACGCTGTAGAACCGGGTGCCATGTCTTGCTTCGTCGCACTCCGATACGATGGAGAAGCCTATGAGTGACGAGATCAAGCGCATCAAGCTGCCGCCCGGTTCCATACCGCCGCAGAAGACGTTCGAGGGCCCACGCATGCTGCCGGGTATGGCAATGATCGCCATCTTCATGCTCTTCATTGCGCTGGCAAATTCCATCAACGTGATCGCGCATCGCTCCACAACGCGGCCCAGCGCCACCTACGCGATCCTCTTCGTCTCAACGATGATCGTTCTCGGAGTCTTCGGCTTTCTGCGCCTGCGCCGCTGGGGATGGGCGCTGCTGCTGGGCGGCTGCTTCTTCTACTCGCTTGGTAACGTCGTGCTCTTCGCACAGACACATCTGCCCGGCTACCTGCTGCCCGCTGCCTTCAGCATGGTCTTCTTCCTCTACCTTGTCCGCACAGAGATTCGCGAACGCGTCCACTAGGAACGCTTCGGCGACCACATACCACCCTGCTTATAAGCGAGGTTTGCGATATGCCCCGCATTCGCGCAAGCAACACCAGCCTCGACCGGAGCATTCGGCTCCTTGCGTGACCGCATGCAGTCGAAGAAGTTTTGCATGTGATCCACCGTGCCGTCCTGGAAGCTGTCCGCCTTCAGCACGGGGTTCTGCTCTTTTCGTACGCGTTCGCGATAGACATTCATGCCACTGCGCGTCAGCTTCAGCGTCGCGTCGAAGCCGCGGAACTCCAGCCCGCCGTCATCAATCGACGAGTTGAGCGACCCTTCATAGACCACGTCAAAGCTGGGATAACGGAGCGCAGCCTGCTGCGTGTCCGGGCATTCCCACTTCTGCTGCACAAACTTGTCGCCCAGCATGAAGGCGGTCGTGGGCTCGTTCTCCTTCATCGCCCAGTGCGCCACATCGATCCAGTGCGCAAACAGGTCGGTCATCGCGCCGCTGCCAAAACTCCAGTACCAGCGCCACCGGTTGTACTTCTCCGTGTCGAACGGCTGATCCGGCGCGCCGCCCAGCCACATCTTCCAGTCCAGCTTCGATGTGTCGATGTTCTCGGGAATCCACGTGGTGTTGTAGTTCTGCCACCAGTAGGTGCGGATCTGCGTCACGCGACCGATCGCGCCGCTCTGGACCAGATTCACCGCGTCGCGAAAATGCTCCCAGCTCCGCTGTTGCATGCCGCACTGCAGGATCTGCTTGCTGGACCGCACCGCCTTCTTCAGAGTCACGCCCTCTTCCAGCGTGTGGTTGACCGGCTTCTCCAGGTACACATCCTTGCCCGCGGCCAGCGCTGCAACCGCAGCGCGCACATGCCAGTGATCCGGCGTTGCGATCAGCACGGCATCAATGGACTTGTTGTCCAGCACCTCATGAAAGTCGTTGTGAAGCGTGGCATTCGTGGCGCTGGGACGCGTCTTCACCTGCTCGCGATGCGGCTCATAGACGTCGCTGACGGCAGCAATCTCAAAGTTGAAGCCTGTTCGCTCCGCCGCGCCCGCCAGCGAACGCATCCGGCTCCCCGCACCGATAATGCCGAGGCGAAGTCGATCATTCGCTCCAAAGGCCGAGCGTGAAGCGAGAGCAGACATGCCCGTGGCAAGCAGAAAGGTGCGGCGGTTTGGCCTCATGGGCATCGTCTCCTCAGACAGGGTGAATGATTGCAATTTCTTGGTGGGCGAATCAGATCACGATTCTTATGCCGGGGACAAGCTGCCGACGACTGTGCCCTGATGAAAGAGCATCTGCCAGTTCTCTTCGGAGCGAATCCAAAGCGAAGAACGCAGAGACCTTCGCCCGTTTACGGTCACCCGATAGGTAAGCAGGGCCGACATGGCATTGATCTCTGCGCAACGAACATCGCTCATTTGGTATACCCGCTCTGCAGTCGATGCCAACTCTGCGAGGATCGACTCGCGGGTCCAGACTGTGCCTGATGCTCCGAACTCCACAAAGTCGGGCGCCAGCAGTCGCTCCATGCATTCGCGTGGGCACTCCGGACCAAGCCGAAGCAGCCGCGCCTCCAGTTCCTGCAGCTCTTCGCACAAGCTCATGCAGCCGAGCATAGAATAGAAAGCGTGACACCCGCCGCCGCAGCCGAGTTAATCCAGATCGATCTGTCGCCTCGTAAGCCGGAGCGCAAGCCCGAGTGGCTGAAGGCGCGCGCCCCCATGGGCGAGACCTTTCACGCACTGAAGGCGCTCACCCGCGAACTGGGTCTACATACCGTCTGCGAGAGCGCGCACTGCCCCAACATCGGCGAGTGCTGGAACCACAAGACCGCGACGTTCATGATGCTGGGCAACAGCTGCACCCGCCGCTGCGGCTTCTGCGCGGTACCTAGCGGCAAGCCTGACCCGATCGACTTCGATGAGCCGCGCCGCGTCGCCTATGCCGTCGCAAAGCTCGGCCTGCAGCACGCCGTGATCACCAGCGTGAATCGCGACGACGACAATACCGGCGCCGCCCGCGCCTTCGTGGAAGTCATCCGCGAGATCCGCGCACAGGCGCCCGGCTGCCAGGTGGAAGTGCTGACCCCCGACTTCCAGGGCACGGAGGAGGCCATCCGCCTCGTCGTCGCCGCGAAGCCCGAGATCCTGAACCACAACATTGAGACCGTGCCGCGGCTCTACCGCGTCGCCAAGTCCGGCGGCCGCTATGAGCGCTCCATCGGCTACCTGAAGCTGGCGAAGGACCTGAACCCGAACCAGGTGACCAAGACCGGCATCATCGTCGGCATGGGCGAAGAGACGCACGAACTGCTCGACGTCTTCCGCGATCTCGCCGCCATCAAGGTCGACATCCTCACCATCGGCCAGTACTTGCGCCCATCGAAGGATCACATCCCGATGAAGCGCTACTACACGCCGGAAGAGTTCGAGTTCCTGAAGATCGAAGCGCTGCGCATGGGCTTTCGCCATGTGGAGAGCGGCCCGCTCGTCCGCAGCAGCTATCACGCGCACGAACAGGCGCAGTCGACCGGCCTGCGGTAAGTCATGCGCGCGAACCGAATCGCGAGCAAATGGAATCACTTCATACAGCAATACACGCGGCGAGCGCAACGAGGCCAAGAGCCCAATGACCGTGGTTATGATCGCAAGGTTGAACAGACCTTGCGTCGTATGAAGCCTGAAGCCGTCGACGAATTGCTGAACGGTGATGTGGGCGATATAACTTCAGACGAAACCAAGCTGGAGCCATTCTGGAATGACGTTGACCGCTAAGACACTCCTTATATTTGCGTTGACGCTGCCCGCCTACGCCCAGCGCGAGGTCGCGCCCACCGACTTCGTCCAGCCCACAGCGAAGGACATCGTCATCGGCGGCAACGACCTGTCGAAGGACGTGACCTGTACCAACGGCAACTCTGTCTACGTGGAAGGCCAGCACAACGAGGTGCAGGTGCACGGCTCCTGCGGCAGCGTTCGCGTCCAGGGCAATCGCAACTTTGTGTGGGTGGATCACTTCACCACCGTGCCCGTCGAGGGCAACGACAACACCGTCTTCGTCAGTGACATCAAGACCCAGTACAGCAGCCGCGGCGAGGGCAATCGCTTCGAGAAATCGAAACATTAGAATCGCCGGAGGTACGATAAAGTACCTCCAGAGGTATCGCCATGCCGTCTAGAATCAAGCTTTCCGAAGACATCCAGCCGATGACCACCTTCCGGAACAACTCCGCGGAGATGCTGCGCCAGATGAAGAAGAACAAGCGTGCCGTCGTGTTGACTGTGAGTGGCAGGCCGCAGGCAGTAATCCAAACCGTAGAAGACTATGAGCGACTGCTCGACCTTGCATCCGAAGCCAGCGAAGAGGAAGGACTGCGGCAAGCGCTTGACGACCTGAAGAATGGACGCACCCGACCAGCAGAGGAAGTCTTCAAGGAGATACGTCAGCGCCATGGCTTTTCCGATAAAACTGACTCGGCGCGCCGAGCGTGATCTAGCCCACATTGCGAATTATGTTGATGTGCAATTGCACCTGGCTGCGAGCGACTGGTTTGTAGGCCTGACGGATACGATCCTTAGCCTGCGGCATCTCCCCAAACGGGGCTCTCTCGTGGCGGGAAAATCAGGTCGACGGCAGCTCTTCTACGGATCGAAACCGCACGTGTACAAGGTCATCTATGTGGTGAATGACGCGGCAGGAAAGGTGACGATCCTGCAGGTGCGCCATGGCGCGCGCCGCCCCATCCGATAGAATCGACAAGTCGCGCAAACGCGCTTGAGGGAAGCACTAATGGCATCACAGATGGCAAACATCCCCGCCCTGAAGGACCTGCAGGGCCAACTGACGGCACGCATGACGAAGGCCGTCGAGGACTTCCGGACGAACCTGATGGCAGTGCGCACGGGCCGCGCCAGCGTGCACATGCTGGACAACATCCGCGTGGACTACTACGGCAGCGAGATGCCCATCAACCAGCTGGCACAGCTCTCCGCGCCGGAGCCGCAGCAGATCGTCGTGCAGCCCTTCGACATCGGCGTTGTCGGCCTGATCGAAAAGGCCATCCGCACCAGCGGCCAGGGCTTCAACCCCATGCACGACGGCAAGACCATCCGCGTGCCCATTCCGCCGATGACGGAAGAGCGCCGCAAGGAAGCCGTCAAGCAGTTGGCTGGCATCCTGGAAGATCACAAGACGGCCATCCGCAACATCCGCCGCGACGGCAACGACACCATCAAGAAGGCGACCAAGGACAAGCTCATCAGCGCCGACGACGAGAAGCGCGCGCAGGAAGAGACACAGGCCATGACCGACGCCCAGATCAAGACGCTCGACGACATGTTCAAAGTGAAGGAAAAGGAACTCCTCACCGTCTGAGTGCTTCGCACCGTTCTCGACGCTTCGCGTGTACTTGCAACGATTGGAATTGGAGAAGCCCGGCCTCGCGCCGGGCTTTTGCATTAGTGCTCAAACGAAGGCTAGAACAGCCGCTCGGCGCGCCGTAGATTCCCTGCCGTGCCGATGTTTGCAAGCGAAAAGTTGAAGCGATACGCGTTCTCGTTGCGCACGCTGCCAAGTTCGTACTTGCGATACTCCGCGCTGAAGCCGCAGCAGTTCCAGTTGTAGCTGAACTGACCAGTGGCGTACTGCACCTGGCTCAGCTTGAGGTCCAGCCCCACGTTGCCTGCGATACTCAGGCCCGGTTTTGCGGGGTTGCCGTAGCCCATCAGGACGCGCAACTGGCTGAAGTCAGAGATGAGGGATGTAGCGGTCGTACCGCTACCCGTATCTGAGGTGAATCGTCCTGGTGCGTACAGCCGCGCATGGCTCAGGCCCGCGAAAAAACCGTTCTGGTGGACTTCAACAAAGACGTTGCTCTGCCGCATCGCGTTGGCCTTCAGGTCGTAGTTCATATCCCACTCGATGTCGATGTGGTCGGTCGCGCTCAGCTTCATCTGGCTCACGATCGGCGACGCGCTGCGGCGATCGGTGAGGAAGGCCACTCCGGAGAGATCCAGCGTGCTATCGAGCACATTGCGCCGGTTCAGAACGAGGATGCCGGAGGGGTTAGCGAGAGAGATGTAGCCTCCGAAGCTTTCATCGAAGTAGTGCCGCTGCAACAGCTTCCAACGGATGGTTTCGCGCGTTCCACCGCAGGTTCCGTCGGTCTCCGCCGGAGTCTCGCCCGTCTCACAGGCGCGTGTTTTGGTCGGCCGTAGAAAGAGCCGCTGCGTGAAGCCGTATTCCAGCTCGTTCTTGTTGGCGACGACGTCCGCATCGTCAAAGCGAAGCGTGCGGGAAAAGTCATCGACGCCGCTAGCATAGCGATAGTGCAGCTCGGGTTCGATGGTGTGTTTCGCCTCGCGCCCCAGCAGTTTGCCGAAGCTGCCCGTTTCAAACGTGCGCTCCAAAACTGGCATACGCACTTCCATCTCCGCCTCAGTCACCAGGCGATTCAGACCCGCGCCGCTCTCGGTGGGCGTGGGCCCCGGCAGCGGGGACGTGATGCGAGAGTGCGTGTAGTACGTGTCGCGTATGCCGACGGTTGGCCGGAAGTGAAAGCCCGCCAGCGCGAATGGCAGAGACAGCTTTGGATGCAGATCGACCCGGTTGGTAAAGTCCGACGCGAAACCAGTCTGCGCCACCGGCGTTCCCTGCGTGCGCTTCAGAGCCGCGTACTGCGCTGTTGCGCTCCAGACGAACGGCGTATTGGCGACATGCCGTTCCATCACCTCGCCCTGCAGCATGGGCGCGTGGAAGATGCGGATCTGCTCGCCTGTGCTGACGATTTTCAGGCCCTGGTAACGATCGACTTCGCCCGACGCAACGTAGCCGTTGCGTGCGTGCGTTCCATACGCATACGACGTAATGTCCGACGACACCGCCTGGTTAAAGTTGTCGGTGAAGGCCTCGCGATAGATGTAACTGCTCAGGTACTCGACGTTGGCAGCGACACGCGTGTGCTGCCCGATATCCCTTCGCCCACTGAAGGTGGCATCTTCACCGCCCTGGTTTACGTAGGTATTCGCGGTGGTCGTGGTGCCGTTGGCGTTGGTGGTCGTCACGTTCTGGTAGAAACCGCGGTCCAGCAGGCCAGAGTAGTGACTTTGGATGAAGTCCAGTCCCCGTCCACGCATTCGGAAGGTCGCCGACTGCTCCCAGCCACGCCGCGAGTAGTATTGCGCACCCACCGTCAGCTCCGACGATCGCCCCATGGCGAAGTAAATCTGCTCGCCGATCACGATTCCCTTGGAGGAAGAATTGCCGATCACCGGGATCAGAAAGCCGCTCTGCCGCTCTCCCTCCGCAGTGGGGTGTGTTGCGTAGGGCAAAAAGAAGACGGGTACGTTCAGCAGGCGGAAGATCGTCTTCGTTGCGCGCGCCTCACCGTCATGCACGCTGAAGTGAGCCGATGCCAACTGCCAGTCGGGCTTGGGCAATTGGCAGCTGGTGACTGTGCCGTCGTAGATATCGAATTCCGCCGGACCGTTCTTGACTACCATGCGTCCGGTAAAGAGGAATGGATTCGCCGTGGTGTAGACGTTACTCAACTGCGACGTATTCCCCATCACGCCGCCCATCGCCTGGTTCCCCGGGGATGCCGTGGCGTGCGATACCATGCGCACACCGACGGATCCGCTCACATCATAAAATTTGCCGGTCTCTG is a genomic window containing:
- the lipA gene encoding lipoyl synthase codes for the protein MTPAAAAELIQIDLSPRKPERKPEWLKARAPMGETFHALKALTRELGLHTVCESAHCPNIGECWNHKTATFMMLGNSCTRRCGFCAVPSGKPDPIDFDEPRRVAYAVAKLGLQHAVITSVNRDDDNTGAARAFVEVIREIRAQAPGCQVEVLTPDFQGTEEAIRLVVAAKPEILNHNIETVPRLYRVAKSGGRYERSIGYLKLAKDLNPNQVTKTGIIVGMGEETHELLDVFRDLAAIKVDILTIGQYLRPSKDHIPMKRYYTPEEFEFLKIEALRMGFRHVESGPLVRSSYHAHEQAQSTGLR
- a CDS encoding DUF3060 domain-containing protein, which produces MTLTAKTLLIFALTLPAYAQREVAPTDFVQPTAKDIVIGGNDLSKDVTCTNGNSVYVEGQHNEVQVHGSCGSVRVQGNRNFVWVDHFTTVPVEGNDNTVFVSDIKTQYSSRGEGNRFEKSKH
- a CDS encoding type II toxin-antitoxin system Phd/YefM family antitoxin, yielding MPSRIKLSEDIQPMTTFRNNSAEMLRQMKKNKRAVVLTVSGRPQAVIQTVEDYERLLDLASEASEEEGLRQALDDLKNGRTRPAEEVFKEIRQRHGFSDKTDSARRA
- a CDS encoding type II toxin-antitoxin system RelE/ParE family toxin, which encodes MAFPIKLTRRAERDLAHIANYVDVQLHLAASDWFVGLTDTILSLRHLPKRGSLVAGKSGRRQLFYGSKPHVYKVIYVVNDAAGKVTILQVRHGARRPIR
- the frr gene encoding ribosome recycling factor, coding for MASQMANIPALKDLQGQLTARMTKAVEDFRTNLMAVRTGRASVHMLDNIRVDYYGSEMPINQLAQLSAPEPQQIVVQPFDIGVVGLIEKAIRTSGQGFNPMHDGKTIRVPIPPMTEERRKEAVKQLAGILEDHKTAIRNIRRDGNDTIKKATKDKLISADDEKRAQEETQAMTDAQIKTLDDMFKVKEKELLTV
- a CDS encoding LPS-assembly protein LptD, translated to MALGVSACAQQVTTSAPVVHAGANAPVPGSGTTSAPPDLTHQDSASSLPDSPGADLYPVAVPVPEPASTKVTWESLSQKSSGDTVLLEGNVTITYGDYRVDADRVAYNQATGDLEATGHIVVTGASRSENIHASRATLNIKTETGKFYDVSGSVGVRMVSHATASPGNQAMGGVMGNTSQLSNVYTTANPFLFTGRMVVKNGPAEFDIYDGTVTSCQLPKPDWQLASAHFSVHDGEARATKTIFRLLNVPVFFLPYATHPTAEGERQSGFLIPVIGNSSSKGIVIGEQIYFAMGRSSELTVGAQYYSRRGWEQSATFRMRGRGLDFIQSHYSGLLDRGFYQNVTTTNANGTTTTANTYVNQGGEDATFSGRRDIGQHTRVAANVEYLSSYIYREAFTDNFNQAVSSDITSYAYGTHARNGYVASGEVDRYQGLKIVSTGEQIRIFHAPMLQGEVMERHVANTPFVWSATAQYAALKRTQGTPVAQTGFASDFTNRVDLHPKLSLPFALAGFHFRPTVGIRDTYYTHSRITSPLPGPTPTESGAGLNRLVTEAEMEVRMPVLERTFETGSFGKLLGREAKHTIEPELHYRYASGVDDFSRTLRFDDADVVANKNELEYGFTQRLFLRPTKTRACETGETPAETDGTCGGTRETIRWKLLQRHYFDESFGGYISLANPSGILVLNRRNVLDSTLDLSGVAFLTDRRSASPIVSQMKLSATDHIDIEWDMNYDLKANAMRQSNVFVEVHQNGFFAGLSHARLYAPGRFTSDTGSGTTATSLISDFSQLRVLMGYGNPAKPGLSIAGNVGLDLKLSQVQYATGQFSYNWNCCGFSAEYRKYELGSVRNENAYRFNFSLANIGTAGNLRRAERLF